In Mesorhizobium sp. 113-3-3, a genomic segment contains:
- a CDS encoding MFS transporter, with product MTDTTLQLEDAAIDIDAAAPAAWNATTWFAVISLAATSFALVSAEFLPAGLLTPMARDLAISEGTAGQVVTATASVGAVTAMLSNVLIGRLNRKTVLVGLMALAVASNILAALAPNFWLLLLGRAGLGIALSAFWALSVAVVARLVGANATGRGMAIVTLGVSLATIAAPSMGALISDWLGWRSAMAMTAGLALVAMLLQLLSLPSLPATASNSLGDVLRLTRRRGIQLGMLAILLLMTGHFAGSVYVRPFLEHVTLLATGPIALALLGFGIAAVIGNIAGGRMADANIRVALVVTAALMAFAALALVLWGVHIGVAFGFATLWGFAFGMAPVVLPTNLSRAAPDALEAAGSLMVASFQVAITIGAVVGGYAVDSYGPTAPLTVTAILAASTAVLALLQPRD from the coding sequence GTGACTGACACGACATTACAGCTTGAAGACGCGGCGATAGACATTGATGCGGCCGCGCCGGCCGCGTGGAACGCAACCACCTGGTTCGCGGTCATTTCATTGGCGGCCACCAGCTTTGCGCTGGTCTCGGCCGAGTTTCTGCCGGCAGGTCTGTTGACGCCAATGGCGCGCGATCTCGCCATCAGCGAGGGAACGGCCGGACAGGTCGTCACCGCCACCGCTTCTGTCGGGGCCGTGACGGCCATGTTGAGCAATGTTCTCATCGGCCGATTGAACCGCAAGACGGTGCTGGTTGGCCTCATGGCCCTCGCGGTCGCTTCCAATATTCTTGCGGCGCTGGCGCCCAATTTCTGGTTGCTGTTGCTGGGCCGGGCGGGGCTGGGGATCGCTCTCAGCGCTTTCTGGGCGCTCTCGGTCGCCGTCGTCGCGAGACTGGTTGGCGCCAATGCGACAGGTCGGGGTATGGCTATCGTCACCCTCGGCGTCTCACTCGCCACCATCGCCGCACCGTCGATGGGCGCGCTGATCAGCGACTGGCTGGGATGGCGCAGCGCCATGGCGATGACCGCGGGGCTGGCCTTGGTTGCCATGCTGCTGCAGTTGCTTAGCCTGCCGTCTCTGCCCGCAACGGCGAGCAATAGCCTTGGAGACGTCCTTCGACTGACACGGCGGCGTGGCATTCAACTTGGGATGCTCGCCATTCTTTTGCTGATGACGGGGCATTTTGCCGGTTCGGTCTATGTGCGTCCCTTTCTCGAACATGTGACGCTCCTTGCAACCGGGCCAATTGCCCTGGCTTTGCTCGGATTTGGCATCGCCGCAGTGATCGGCAATATTGCCGGTGGCCGTATGGCCGACGCCAATATCCGCGTGGCTCTCGTCGTTACCGCCGCATTGATGGCGTTTGCGGCGCTGGCACTGGTGCTTTGGGGCGTGCACATTGGCGTTGCCTTTGGCTTCGCCACGCTGTGGGGCTTCGCCTTCGGCATGGCGCCGGTGGTGCTGCCGACAAATCTGTCTCGCGCAGCGCCGGACGCGCTGGAAGCAGCGGGCAGCCTGATGGTCGCCTCTTTTCAGGTTGCCATCACCATCGGCGCGGTTGTCGGCGGCTATGCCGTGGACAGCTATGGCCCTACAGCGCCTTTGACCGTGACTGCTATCCTTGCCGCATCCACAGCCGTCTTGGCGCTGCTACAGCCGCGCGACTAA
- the folP gene encoding dihydropteroate synthase, giving the protein MTARRWQLGHGRHLDLGGWAVVVGILNVTPDSFSDGGLFDAPEAALAQARRMIGEGAGIIDVGGESTRPGAAAISASEEQARVLPIIEALASAGDVLISVDTYRADTARLAVAAGAHIVNDVWGLQREPDIARVAAETGAGLIIMHTGRGREKLPDVIADQVAFLDKSLEIARQNGIADDRIVLDPGFGFAKETAEENLDLMARFSELHALGFPLMAGTSRKRFIGTVTGRDAADRAVGTAATSVILRLKGAHLFRVHDVAINVDALAMADAMLARETAASARKSESIFGKHDA; this is encoded by the coding sequence ATGACGGCAAGGCGATGGCAGCTGGGGCATGGACGTCATCTCGACCTTGGCGGCTGGGCCGTGGTCGTCGGCATCCTCAACGTCACCCCTGACAGCTTTTCCGACGGTGGCCTGTTCGATGCGCCCGAAGCGGCGCTGGCCCAGGCGCGGCGCATGATCGGGGAAGGGGCAGGGATCATCGATGTCGGCGGAGAATCGACCCGGCCGGGCGCCGCGGCCATCTCGGCCAGCGAGGAGCAAGCGCGCGTGCTGCCCATAATCGAGGCCCTGGCGAGCGCTGGCGACGTGCTGATCTCGGTCGACACCTATCGTGCCGACACCGCGCGGCTGGCCGTGGCTGCCGGCGCCCATATCGTCAATGATGTCTGGGGCTTGCAGCGAGAGCCCGACATTGCGCGTGTCGCGGCCGAAACAGGGGCCGGGCTCATCATCATGCATACAGGGCGGGGTCGCGAGAAACTCCCCGACGTCATCGCCGACCAGGTGGCGTTCCTGGACAAGTCGCTGGAGATCGCCCGTCAAAACGGCATTGCGGACGATCGCATCGTGCTCGATCCCGGTTTCGGCTTCGCCAAGGAGACGGCTGAAGAAAATCTCGACCTGATGGCGCGGTTTTCCGAGCTCCATGCACTTGGCTTTCCACTGATGGCAGGCACTTCGCGAAAACGCTTCATCGGCACCGTTACCGGCCGCGATGCGGCCGATCGCGCCGTCGGGACGGCGGCGACCAGCGTCATTCTCAGGCTCAAGGGCGCGCATCTGTTTCGCGTCCATGATGTCGCAATCAACGTGGACGCGCTGGCCATGGCGGATGCTATGCTGGCTCGTGAAACCGCCGCATCGGCCCGAAAATCGGAATCGATTTTCGGAAAGCACGATGCGTAG
- a CDS encoding monovalent cation:proton antiporter-2 (CPA2) family protein, which translates to MAAEASGSDLIQVVALLAAGVVAVPIFKRMGLGSILGYLAAGVVIGPFGLRIFSESGAILHVAELGVVMFLFIIGLEMQPSRLWGLRREIFGLGALQVGVCAVLLTGVGMAGGFPVSQSFVAGAGFVLTSTAIVMQLLEERGEIASPKGQRIVSILLLEDLAIVPLLALIAFLAPGGADTSLSERLTEVGIGLAAIVGLVLAGRYLLNPFFRILADARAREVMTAAALLVVLGSALAMQLSGLSMAMGAFLAGVLLSESTFRHQLEADIEPFRGILLGLFFLAVGMSLDLHVVAANWRLIAVYVVAYMVMKALGIYIVARILKTGHREAMERAVFMAQGGEFAFVLYSAAAAVGIIDNQANATLTAIVIISMVLTPLAIIALRYVTPRDEQSLDGVDVADGLTGSVLIIGFGRFGQIASQPLLLRGIDVSIIDNDVEMIQAAADFGFKVYYGDGTRLDILHAAGAGRARAVLICVDKADVAVRIAQLIKAEFPLLTVLARAYDRGTALQLIRAGVDYQLRETFESALVFGGSALESLGVDPEEVAETIEDVRRRDTDRFETQLAEGIRAGQRFLRGNIGTPIPTPLSTPRRPGQALNEETAGVLHKSETAD; encoded by the coding sequence ATGGCAGCGGAAGCGTCGGGCAGCGATCTCATTCAGGTGGTGGCGCTGCTTGCCGCGGGCGTTGTTGCCGTCCCCATCTTCAAGCGCATGGGCCTCGGCTCGATCCTGGGCTATCTGGCCGCCGGCGTGGTGATCGGTCCGTTTGGTCTTCGCATCTTTTCCGAATCGGGAGCCATCCTCCACGTCGCCGAACTCGGCGTCGTCATGTTCCTGTTCATCATCGGACTGGAAATGCAGCCGTCGCGGCTTTGGGGCCTGCGGCGCGAAATCTTCGGACTCGGCGCGCTGCAGGTTGGGGTCTGCGCGGTCCTGTTGACCGGCGTGGGAATGGCCGGCGGTTTTCCGGTTTCGCAATCCTTCGTCGCCGGGGCCGGCTTCGTGCTGACCTCGACGGCGATCGTCATGCAGCTTCTCGAGGAACGCGGCGAAATCGCCTCGCCGAAGGGCCAGCGCATCGTCTCCATCCTGCTCTTGGAAGATCTGGCCATCGTGCCGCTGCTGGCCCTGATAGCGTTCCTGGCGCCCGGAGGTGCCGACACCAGCCTGTCGGAGCGGCTGACCGAGGTCGGCATCGGCCTTGCCGCGATCGTCGGACTGGTGCTGGCGGGGCGCTATCTGCTCAATCCCTTCTTCCGCATCCTGGCGGATGCCCGTGCCCGCGAGGTGATGACGGCGGCGGCATTGCTGGTCGTGCTCGGATCGGCGCTCGCCATGCAGCTCAGCGGCCTGTCGATGGCGATGGGCGCCTTCCTGGCCGGCGTTCTCCTGTCCGAATCGACCTTCCGCCATCAGCTCGAAGCCGACATCGAGCCGTTCCGCGGCATCCTGCTCGGCCTGTTCTTCCTGGCGGTCGGCATGTCGCTCGACCTGCATGTGGTGGCCGCGAACTGGAGGCTGATCGCCGTCTATGTCGTCGCCTACATGGTCATGAAGGCGCTTGGCATCTACATCGTCGCCCGCATCCTCAAGACCGGCCATCGCGAAGCGATGGAACGCGCGGTCTTCATGGCGCAAGGCGGCGAATTCGCCTTCGTCCTCTACTCCGCCGCCGCCGCCGTCGGCATCATCGACAACCAGGCCAACGCGACGCTGACGGCAATCGTCATCATCTCCATGGTGCTGACGCCGCTGGCGATCATCGCCCTGCGCTATGTCACGCCGCGCGATGAGCAGTCGCTCGATGGCGTCGACGTCGCCGACGGCCTGACCGGCAGCGTGCTGATCATCGGCTTCGGCCGCTTCGGCCAGATCGCCAGTCAGCCGCTGCTGCTGCGCGGCATCGATGTGTCGATCATCGACAATGATGTCGAGATGATTCAGGCAGCCGCCGATTTCGGCTTCAAGGTTTACTATGGCGACGGCACGCGGCTGGATATCCTGCATGCGGCCGGCGCCGGCCGGGCGCGCGCCGTGCTGATCTGCGTCGACAAGGCCGATGTGGCCGTTCGCATCGCCCAGTTGATCAAGGCGGAATTTCCGCTGCTCACCGTGCTTGCCCGGGCTTACGACCGCGGCACGGCGCTACAGCTCATTCGCGCAGGCGTGGACTATCAGCTGCGCGAAACCTTCGAATCGGCGCTGGTTTTTGGCGGCTCGGCCCTGGAATCGCTTGGCGTCGATCCCGAAGAGGTGGCGGAAACGATCGAAGACGTCCGGCGCCGCGATACCGACCGTTTCGAAACCCAGCTCGCCGAAGGCATTCGCGCCGGCCAACGCTTCTTGCGGGGCAATATCGGCACGCCGATCCCGACGCCGCTCTCCACGCCGCGCCGTCCCGGCCAGGCCCTCAACGAGGAGACGGCCGGCGTTCTGCACAAATCCGAAACAGCCGATTGA
- a CDS encoding flagellar biosynthetic protein FliO: MQWLDSVAGPGYAAALLWTFAALILLVIVLVIIRLVRNLTFGTFVAGGRNRKTRLAVMDATAVDSHRRLVLVRRDDIEHLLLIGGPTDVVVERDIRLAAPRRPALTGDGGLQPVPASAAPAAKPRPPQPAPAPARPAPQPVTAAPPPARPRPAAPPPAPAPKPVAQPYQSTNVTPLPAYGSANANAARQAPPPPKQESIDDELMKDLEVSLDQPRSGGPVGKPVAKAPQSLDDEMTRLLGELSSQKR; encoded by the coding sequence ATGCAGTGGCTGGATAGCGTGGCGGGCCCTGGTTATGCGGCGGCACTCCTGTGGACTTTCGCGGCGCTGATCCTGCTGGTCATCGTACTCGTCATCATCAGGCTCGTGCGCAACCTGACTTTCGGTACGTTTGTCGCCGGTGGCCGGAACCGCAAGACGCGGCTCGCCGTCATGGACGCCACAGCCGTCGACAGCCATCGCCGGCTGGTGCTGGTGCGCCGCGATGACATTGAACATCTGCTTTTGATCGGCGGCCCGACCGACGTCGTCGTCGAACGCGACATACGCCTCGCCGCGCCGCGCCGTCCGGCTCTGACCGGAGATGGCGGCCTGCAGCCTGTCCCCGCCTCCGCGGCTCCGGCGGCAAAACCGCGGCCGCCTCAACCGGCTCCCGCACCGGCACGACCGGCGCCGCAGCCGGTAACCGCGGCGCCGCCGCCTGCCCGTCCGCGCCCGGCAGCGCCGCCACCCGCCCCCGCTCCGAAACCAGTTGCGCAACCCTATCAATCGACCAACGTCACACCGCTGCCAGCCTATGGCTCCGCCAACGCCAATGCCGCCAGGCAGGCGCCACCGCCGCCAAAGCAGGAGAGCATCGACGACGAGCTGATGAAAGACCTGGAGGTTTCGCTCGACCAGCCGCGCTCCGGCGGCCCTGTTGGCAAACCGGTGGCCAAGGCGCCGCAATCGCTCGACGATGAAATGACCAGGCTTCTGGGCGAGCTTTCAAGCCAGAAGAGATGA
- the dksA gene encoding RNA polymerase-binding protein DksA, producing the protein MNDIVTADYVPSEDEPFMNERQKSYFRLKLVTWKNDILREARETLEILQQENANHPDLADRASSETDRAIELRARDRQRKLISKIDSALQRIDEGTYGYCEETGEPIALKRLDARPIATLSIEAQERHERREKVYRDD; encoded by the coding sequence ATGAACGACATCGTTACCGCCGATTACGTACCCTCCGAAGACGAGCCGTTCATGAACGAACGGCAGAAATCCTACTTCCGCCTGAAGCTCGTCACCTGGAAAAATGACATATTGCGCGAAGCGCGCGAAACTCTCGAAATCCTGCAGCAGGAAAACGCCAACCACCCCGATCTCGCGGACCGCGCCTCTTCGGAAACGGACCGCGCCATCGAGCTCAGGGCCCGCGATCGTCAGCGCAAGCTCATCTCAAAGATCGATTCGGCGCTGCAGCGCATCGACGAAGGCACTTACGGCTATTGCGAGGAAACCGGCGAGCCGATCGCGCTGAAGCGGCTCGACGCCCGTCCGATCGCCACTCTGTCGATCGAAGCGCAGGAACGGCATGAGCGCCGCGAAAAAGTCTATCGCGACGACTGA
- a CDS encoding SixA phosphatase family protein: MSRLYLLRHAKAGWALPGMRDFDRPLDASGRADAETMGAAMRSRGYIPDLTLCSNARRAKETLEGLAGQTDTGKVLFFDTLYSEDASGYLRLIREHGGPGSLLVIGHNPMTEDLAMAVSGDGDEAARAMLNHGFPTSGLAVVRFLDDLAKAAQETGYLEAFLTPADL; the protein is encoded by the coding sequence GTGAGCAGGCTCTATCTGTTGCGGCACGCGAAGGCTGGCTGGGCGCTGCCCGGCATGCGCGATTTCGATCGACCGCTCGACGCGTCCGGCCGCGCCGATGCCGAGACGATGGGCGCCGCCATGCGCTCCCGCGGCTATATCCCCGACCTGACATTGTGCTCCAACGCCCGGCGCGCCAAGGAAACGCTCGAAGGTCTGGCCGGCCAGACCGACACCGGCAAGGTCTTGTTTTTCGACACGCTCTACAGCGAGGACGCGTCCGGCTATCTCCGCCTCATCCGGGAACATGGCGGGCCGGGTTCACTGCTGGTCATCGGCCACAATCCGATGACGGAGGATCTCGCCATGGCGGTGTCCGGCGATGGCGACGAGGCGGCGCGAGCCATGCTCAACCATGGTTTCCCGACCTCGGGCCTGGCGGTCGTGCGTTTCCTCGACGATCTGGCGAAAGCGGCCCAGGAAACGGGTTATCTCGAGGCGTTCCTGACACCGGCCGATCTCTGA
- a CDS encoding YcjF family protein, with the protein MTAPRKPAAFRIEPEAAPPQDTPKTRQAEHSRKPRGLGLKADGALVIPAEVDVFDEPDIVAAEPPPAVAPRKRSLFSSIFFGAMGVLASLAVGLWTDQLIRDLFARAEWLGWLAAGMAASALLALVVILIREFLAIARLAEVEKLQKRALDAIARDDPKAARSVVDELSAFVAAKPETAAGRRALAELRGEIIDGGNLVRLAEAEILGPLDARAKVMILEAAKRVSLVTAVSPRALVDVAYVVFEAGRLIRRLSELYGGRPGTLGFFRLARSVLAHLAVTGSIAVGDSFVQQIVGHGLAARLSAKLGEGVVNGMMTARIGIAAMETARPLPFSAAKRPGLGDFLSALTSFAAKKDTETTGSGK; encoded by the coding sequence ATGACCGCGCCCCGCAAGCCGGCGGCCTTCCGCATCGAGCCGGAAGCCGCGCCACCGCAAGACACGCCAAAGACGCGCCAGGCCGAGCACTCGCGCAAACCACGCGGGCTTGGGTTGAAGGCCGATGGCGCGCTGGTCATACCGGCGGAAGTCGACGTCTTCGACGAACCCGATATCGTTGCCGCCGAGCCGCCGCCGGCGGTCGCCCCCAGGAAACGCTCGCTGTTCAGCAGCATCTTCTTCGGCGCCATGGGTGTTCTGGCTTCGCTGGCTGTCGGCCTGTGGACCGACCAACTGATCCGCGATCTCTTCGCCCGCGCCGAATGGCTGGGCTGGCTGGCCGCCGGCATGGCAGCGAGCGCCCTATTGGCGCTTGTGGTGATCCTGATACGCGAATTCCTGGCGATCGCCCGTCTTGCCGAAGTCGAAAAACTGCAAAAACGCGCGCTCGACGCCATCGCGCGCGACGATCCCAAGGCGGCGCGATCGGTGGTCGACGAGCTTTCGGCTTTCGTCGCGGCCAAGCCCGAGACCGCGGCCGGCCGGCGCGCTTTGGCCGAACTGCGCGGCGAAATCATCGACGGCGGCAATCTGGTGCGCCTGGCCGAAGCGGAAATCCTCGGCCCCCTCGACGCCAGGGCCAAGGTGATGATTCTCGAGGCCGCCAAACGCGTCTCGCTGGTGACGGCGGTCAGCCCACGTGCGCTCGTCGATGTCGCCTATGTCGTATTCGAGGCCGGACGCCTCATTCGCCGTCTCTCGGAACTCTATGGTGGAAGGCCGGGAACGCTGGGGTTTTTCCGCTTGGCGCGCAGCGTGCTGGCGCATCTGGCCGTCACCGGCTCGATCGCCGTCGGCGACAGTTTCGTCCAGCAGATCGTCGGCCATGGCCTGGCGGCGCGCCTGTCGGCCAAGCTTGGCGAGGGTGTCGTCAATGGCATGATGACAGCGCGCATCGGCATAGCGGCGATGGAAACCGCGCGTCCCCTGCCCTTCAGCGCCGCGAAGCGCCCGGGACTGGGCGATTTCCTCTCGGCATTGACATCGTTTGCGGCAAAGAAGGACACCGAAACCACAGGCTCCGGCAAATAG
- a CDS encoding DUF924 family protein yields the protein MELDSRALSVTKFWRDAGEDAWFEKNEAFDADFRDRFLDLHYAAARRECDTWSDHAEGSLALMILLDQFPRNCFRGTGHMYATDPLAKHFAQKAVAAGHDLALEPELRVFLYLPFEHAENLADQDISVELHTAKAEFNLKYALEHRDIIQRFGRFPHRNKMLGRETTPQEQAFLDEGGFSG from the coding sequence ATGGAATTGGACAGCAGGGCCCTGTCGGTCACCAAATTCTGGCGCGACGCCGGCGAGGATGCATGGTTCGAGAAGAACGAGGCTTTCGATGCCGATTTCCGCGACCGCTTTCTCGACCTGCACTACGCCGCGGCCCGGCGCGAATGCGACACCTGGTCGGACCATGCAGAAGGTTCGTTGGCGCTGATGATCCTGCTCGACCAGTTTCCGCGCAATTGCTTCCGCGGCACCGGCCATATGTACGCCACCGACCCGCTGGCGAAGCATTTTGCTCAAAAGGCGGTCGCTGCCGGGCATGACCTGGCGCTGGAACCGGAACTCCGCGTGTTTCTGTATCTGCCGTTCGAACATGCGGAAAATCTTGCCGACCAGGATATTTCGGTCGAACTGCACACCGCCAAAGCCGAGTTCAACCTGAAATACGCCCTGGAGCATCGCGATATCATTCAGCGCTTCGGCCGATTTCCGCACCGCAACAAGATGCTTGGCCGCGAGACGACACCGCAGGAGCAGGCATTTCTCGACGAAGGCGGATTTTCCGGCTGA
- a CDS encoding YcjX family protein, translating into MASSLTTFTDEARIALDTLSGRATGLFSPSLRLGVTGLSRAGKTVFISALVHNLIHGGRLPLFEAQKSGRIARAFLEEQPDDAVPRFQYEDHIAALVNDRAWPDSTRAISELRLTIEYESASGWSRMFSSGKLSVDIVDYPGEWLLDLPLLGKSFADFSREAMEMATLPVREDLSRAWRAISGEIDPNGDADEMTARRLAESFAAYLKACKLDERALSTLPPGRFLMPGDLEGSPALTFAPLAGLDRRPRPGSLHAMMERRYEAYKTHVVKPFFREHITRLDRQIVLIDAMQALNAGPGAMADLERAVTEILSCFRPGRGSFLTDLFSRRIDRILVAATKADHLHHESHDRLQAIVRRLADRAVARANFTGADVDVVAMAAVRATREGTVKQGRETLPVIIGTPIAGEKINGETFDGKTETAIFPGDLPERIEAVFDVSGPDHRQDASDPAIRFVRFRPPKLERTAEGVTLSLPHIRLDRALQFLIGDHLA; encoded by the coding sequence TTGGCATCATCGCTGACCACCTTCACCGACGAGGCAAGAATTGCCCTCGATACGCTGTCGGGACGCGCCACCGGGCTTTTTTCTCCGTCGCTGCGGCTGGGTGTTACGGGCCTTTCGCGCGCCGGCAAGACGGTGTTCATCTCGGCGCTGGTCCACAATCTGATCCATGGCGGCCGCCTGCCGCTGTTCGAGGCGCAGAAATCCGGGCGCATCGCCCGCGCCTTCCTCGAAGAGCAGCCTGACGATGCCGTTCCACGCTTCCAGTACGAGGATCATATCGCCGCATTGGTCAACGACCGCGCCTGGCCCGATTCCACGCGCGCCATTTCGGAACTGCGGCTGACCATCGAATACGAATCGGCCTCCGGCTGGAGCCGTATGTTCTCTTCAGGCAAACTCTCGGTCGACATCGTCGACTATCCCGGCGAATGGCTGCTTGATCTGCCGCTGCTCGGCAAATCCTTCGCCGATTTTTCACGCGAGGCCATGGAGATGGCCACTTTGCCGGTGCGCGAGGATCTTTCGCGGGCCTGGAGGGCGATCTCGGGCGAAATCGACCCGAATGGCGACGCCGACGAGATGACGGCACGCCGCCTGGCCGAAAGCTTCGCCGCCTATCTCAAGGCCTGCAAGCTCGACGAGCGCGCGCTTTCGACCTTGCCGCCGGGCCGTTTCCTGATGCCGGGCGACCTCGAGGGTTCGCCCGCGCTGACCTTTGCGCCGCTGGCCGGCCTCGACAGGCGTCCGCGCCCCGGATCGCTGCACGCCATGATGGAGAGGCGCTACGAAGCCTACAAGACGCATGTCGTGAAACCCTTCTTCCGCGAACACATCACGCGCCTGGACCGCCAGATCGTGCTGATCGACGCCATGCAGGCGCTGAACGCCGGCCCGGGCGCCATGGCCGACCTCGAGCGCGCCGTGACCGAGATCCTTAGCTGTTTCCGCCCTGGCCGGGGCAGCTTCCTCACCGATCTGTTTTCGCGGCGCATCGACCGGATCCTGGTCGCCGCGACCAAGGCCGACCACCTGCACCATGAAAGCCACGACCGGTTGCAGGCCATCGTGCGGCGTCTGGCCGACCGCGCCGTAGCGCGGGCGAACTTCACCGGCGCCGATGTCGATGTCGTCGCCATGGCGGCGGTGCGCGCAACCCGCGAAGGCACCGTCAAGCAAGGCCGCGAAACCTTGCCTGTCATCATCGGCACGCCGATCGCCGGCGAGAAGATCAATGGTGAAACATTCGACGGAAAGACCGAAACCGCCATATTTCCCGGTGATTTACCGGAGAGGATTGAAGCGGTGTTCGATGTCTCTGGACCTGACCACAGACAGGATGCCTCGGACCCGGCAATCCGCTTTGTCCGGTTCCGGCCGCCAAAACTCGAACGCACGGCCGAAGGGGTCACGCTGTCTTTGCCGCATATCAGGCTCGACCGTGCCTTGCAGTTCCTGATCGGAGACCATCTGGCATGA
- the folB gene encoding dihydroneopterin aldolase — MYVIRLKNCAFFARHGVLDEEEALGQRFYVDAVLSVEPGRALVDDAIEETVNYGIAFTVIEKIITGERRFLIEALAMEVAKALTERFPQIRRAEITVRKPNAPVPGVLDYVEVTVVWPE, encoded by the coding sequence ATGTATGTCATCCGCCTGAAGAACTGCGCCTTCTTTGCCCGGCATGGCGTGCTCGACGAGGAGGAGGCGCTCGGCCAGCGTTTCTATGTCGACGCGGTGCTGTCGGTCGAACCCGGGCGCGCGCTTGTCGACGACGCCATAGAGGAAACCGTCAACTACGGCATTGCCTTCACGGTGATCGAAAAGATCATCACCGGTGAGCGGCGCTTCCTGATCGAGGCCCTGGCGATGGAAGTGGCAAAGGCGCTGACGGAGCGGTTTCCGCAGATCAGGCGGGCCGAAATCACCGTGCGCAAGCCGAACGCGCCGGTGCCTGGCGTGCTCGATTATGTCGAGGTGACCGTTGTCTGGCCCGAGTAA
- the folK gene encoding 2-amino-4-hydroxy-6-hydroxymethyldihydropteridine diphosphokinase: MSGPSNTVYLSLGGNLGDPAASMAAALRILDADADARVTAVSSLYRTPPWGKLDQPDFLNAAAELSTRLSPRALLDLCLDAERKLKRVREERWGPRLIDIDILVFGDRVIHETGLEVPHPRMLERAFVLAPLAEIAPGLAVGGRSVSERLGAVDAAGIERLPSGRDWWLA; this comes from the coding sequence TTGTCTGGCCCGAGTAACACCGTCTACCTCAGCCTTGGCGGCAATCTGGGCGATCCAGCGGCCTCGATGGCGGCGGCGCTGCGCATCCTCGACGCCGATGCGGACGCGCGCGTCACCGCCGTTTCCTCGCTTTACCGCACGCCGCCCTGGGGCAAGCTCGACCAGCCGGATTTCCTCAACGCCGCGGCCGAACTGTCGACCCGGCTCTCGCCGCGGGCGCTGCTCGACCTCTGCCTCGACGCGGAGCGGAAGCTGAAGCGGGTGCGTGAGGAGCGCTGGGGGCCGCGCCTGATCGATATCGACATTCTGGTATTCGGTGACCGCGTCATCCACGAGACCGGGCTGGAAGTGCCGCATCCGCGCATGCTGGAGCGCGCCTTCGTGCTGGCGCCGCTGGCCGAGATCGCGCCGGGCCTTGCCGTCGGCGGGCGAAGCGTGTCGGAGCGGCTCGGCGCCGTCGACGCCGCCGGCATCGAGCGGTTGCCGTCCGGCCGGGATTGGTGGCTGGCGTAA
- a CDS encoding AraC family transcriptional regulator, producing the protein MTIHSSRPSPPSPIPMDALSEVLQDFRLSGVNYGRCELRHPWSIEFPQQSLLRFHFVGRGPCWIHTEAQGWQELRDGDLALLPQGIAHRLASAPDVVGGSLDDCRVTKVGSNVCEVVREGTGATSTLFCGSMALGACALNPLITLMPPIIKGCDVAGNDPVVGPLLAAMTAEAAHPQMGSATILSRMADLLTARLIRCWVNCTGASTTGWLAAIRDPHIGRALAAMHRDPGHNWTLESLASLAGQSRSIFAERFSAVLGEGAARYLARLRMQLARELLGQNGLSVAEVATRLGYDSEASFARAFKRITNVSPGVVRRTIPGRIDMNFGF; encoded by the coding sequence ATGACTATCCATTCGTCCCGGCCTTCTCCGCCGTCGCCTATTCCGATGGATGCGCTGAGCGAAGTCCTACAAGACTTTCGCTTGAGTGGCGTCAACTATGGCCGTTGCGAGCTCCGACATCCCTGGAGCATCGAGTTTCCGCAACAATCGCTGCTTCGTTTTCACTTTGTCGGTCGAGGTCCTTGCTGGATCCATACCGAAGCGCAAGGCTGGCAGGAGTTGCGCGATGGCGATCTGGCGTTGCTGCCGCAAGGCATCGCCCATCGGCTGGCCAGCGCGCCGGACGTTGTGGGCGGCTCGCTCGATGATTGCCGGGTAACCAAGGTGGGGAGCAACGTCTGCGAAGTCGTGCGGGAAGGCACGGGCGCGACGAGCACCCTTTTCTGCGGCTCAATGGCCTTAGGCGCCTGTGCTTTGAACCCATTGATCACACTGATGCCGCCTATCATCAAGGGGTGCGACGTAGCCGGCAATGACCCGGTGGTTGGTCCGTTGCTGGCGGCCATGACCGCGGAGGCCGCGCACCCGCAGATGGGCAGCGCCACGATTTTGTCGCGTATGGCGGACCTGCTGACAGCCCGGCTCATTCGCTGCTGGGTCAATTGTACCGGCGCTTCGACCACCGGTTGGCTCGCTGCCATCCGCGATCCCCATATTGGCCGCGCTCTGGCAGCCATGCACAGAGACCCCGGCCACAACTGGACGCTCGAAAGCCTCGCCAGCCTGGCAGGCCAATCGCGCTCGATTTTCGCCGAGCGCTTCAGCGCTGTGTTGGGAGAGGGTGCCGCACGCTATCTCGCCCGTTTGCGTATGCAGCTTGCCCGCGAGTTGTTGGGGCAAAACGGCTTGTCGGTGGCCGAGGTTGCCACCCGTTTGGGTTATGATTCCGAAGCATCCTTCGCTCGCGCCTTCAAGCGCATCACCAATGTCTCGCCGGGCGTTGTGCGTCGCACAATTCCCGGACGAATAGACATGAATTTCGGATTTTGA